In the genome of Pseudomonas lalucatii, the window ATGATGATCCGCGCATGCTCACGGATGCGCGTCACGGCGGCGCGGGCGATGGCCTGCTTGTAGCGGGAGACCGGCTGCACGCCGTCGCCGATCAGCTCCTGGGGCATGGGCACCGCACCGCCGTAACGGCGCAGCAGCAGGCCGTTCTTCTCCAGGGCGGCGAGATCCTTGCGGATGGTCACTTCCGAGGTGGCGAAGGCCTTGGCCAGCGCGTCGACGCTGACCTCGCCCTGCTCGTTGAGCAGGGCGAGGATGGCGTGGCGGCGCTGCGGGGTGTTGCGCTTCGACATGGTTAAGTTTCGATTCGAAAGTTAGTGGCGCGAATCAAAACCTAATGAAGCTTTGCCGTCAAGCTTGAAAACGACCAAAGGCCGTAGGAAGGGTCGGGCCGCGTAGGTTGAGCGCAGCGATACCCAAGCCGCTTTAGCGATGGGTTACGCCGCTACGCGGCGCCCCCCCTGCGGCCAGTATCACTTCTTGGTCGGGCGCTTCCAGCCTTCGATATTGCGCTGCTTGGCACGGCCGACGGCGAGGCTGTCGCCCGGCACGTCGCTGGTCACCACCGAACCGGCGCCGGTGGTGGCACGGTCGCCGAGAGTGACCGGCGCCACCAGGGCGCTGTTGGAGCCGATGAACACGTCCTCGCCCATGACGGTGCGGAACTTGTTGGCGCCGTCGTAGTTGCAGGTGATGGTGCCGGCGCCGATGTTGCTCCGCGCGCCGATCTCGGCGTCGCCCAGGTAGCTCAGGTGGCCGGCCTTGGCGCCCTCGCCCAGCACCGCATTCTTCAGCTCGACGAAATTGCCGACATGGGCCCTGGCGCCGAGCTTGGTCCCGGGACGCAGGCGGGCGAACGGACCGCAGTCGGCGCCCTCGCCAAGCTCGGCGCCGTCCAGGTGGCTGTTGGCCTTGACGATGGCGCCACAGCGCAGGGTGCTGTCCTTGATCAGGCAGTTGGCACCGATCTGCACGCCATCCTCGATCACCACCCGGCCCTCGAGGATCACGTTGATGTCGATCAGCACGTCGCGGCCGACCGTGACCTCGCCGCGCAGGTCGAAGCGGGCCGGATCGCGCAGGGTCACGCCCTGGGCCATCAGCTGGCGAGCCGCGCGCTGCTGGTAGTGGCGCTCCAGCTCGGCCAGCTGGATGCGGTCGTTGGCGCCCTGCACCTCCATGGCGTCCAGCGGCTGCTCGGTGGCCACCGGCAGGCCGTCGGCCACCGCCATGGCGATCACGTCGGTCAGGTAGTACTCGCCCTGGGCATTGCTGTTGGACAGCCGGCCCAGCCAGTCGCCGAGGCGCTTGCCGGGCACGGCGAGGATGCCGGTGTTGCCCTCGCAGATCTGCCGCTGCTCGGGGCTGGCGTCCTTGTGCTCGACGATGGCCTGCACCGCGCCATCCGCACCGCGGACGATGCGCCCGTAGCCGGTCGGGTCGTTGAGGTCGACGGTGAGCAGGGCCAGCTGGTCGTCGGCGACCTTCTGCAGCAGGCGCTCGAGGGTGGCCTGCTCGATCAGCGGCACGTCGCCGTAGAGGATCAGCACGCGCTCGGCGGACAACGCCGGCAGCGCCTGGGCCACCGCATGGCCGGTACCGAGCTGCTCGGTCTGCAGCACGAAGTTCAGGTCATCCGCCGCCAGACGCTCGCGCACTATCTCCGCGCCATGGCCGATCACCACGTGGATGCATTGGGGCGACAGCGCCCGTGCGGTGTCGATGACATGGCCGAGCATGGACTTGCCGGCGACCGGGTGCAGGACCTTCGGCAGGGCGGAACGCATGCGGGTGCCTTGGCCGGCGGCGAGGATGACGATATCGAGGGACATGGGGCAGGACCGATCCAGAAGAAGACGGAAAAGAAAAAGGGTAGCCAAGGCTACCCTTTTACCGACGTGCGATGAAGCCTGGCGGAATCAGCTGCCGCCGAACTTCTTGCGCAGCTGCTGGACGGTGCGCAGCTGGGCTGCGGCCTCGGCCAGGCGAGCGGCGGCGGAGCCGTAGTCGAACTCGGCGCCCTGTTCGTGCAGCGCCTTCTCGGCCGCCTTGACGGCTTCCAGGGCGGAGGCTTCGTCCAGGTCGGCGGCCCGCTGCACGGTGTCGGCGAGAACCTTGACCATGTTCGGCTGCACTTCCAGGAAGCCGCCGGAGATGTAGAACACCTCGGCTTCGCCACCCTGCTTGATCAAGCGGATCGGGCCCGGCTTGAGGTCGGTGATCAGCGGCGCGTGGCCCGGGGCGATACCGAGATCACCCAGGTTGCCGTGCGCGATCACCATCTCCACCAGACCGGAGAAGATTTCCGCTTCTGCGCTGACGATATCGCAATGGACTGTCATAGCCATACGCTTGCCTCACATTACAGGCTGTGGATAACACTTTATCCACAGCCTGATGCGCCCGTTGCCGGGCGCATGGGTGATTACAGTTTCTTCGCTTTCTCGATGGCTTCTTCGATGCCGCCGACCATGTAGAACGCCTGCTCAGGCAGGTGGTCGTAGTCACCCTTGAGAATGCCGCTGAAGCCAGCGATGGTGTCCTTCAGGGAGACGTACTTGCCCGGCGAACCGGTGAAGACCTCGGCCACGAAGAACGGCTGGGACAGGAAGCGCTGGATCTTACGGGCGCGGGATACCAGCTGCTTATCCGCTTCGGACAGTTCGTCCATGCCGAGGATCGCGATGATGTCCTTCAGTTCCTTGTAGCGCTGCAGCACGTACTGCACGCCACGGGCGGTCTCGTAGTGCTCCTGGCCGATCACCAGCGGGTCCAGCTGGCGGCTGGTGGAGTCCAGCGGATCGACGGCCGGGTAGATACCCAGGGAGGCGATGTCGCGGGACAGTACCACGGTGGCGTCCAGGTGGGCGAAGGTGGTCGCCGGGCTCGGGTCGGTCAGGTCGTCCGCGGGAACGTAGACGGCCTGGATCGAGGTGATCGAGCCTTTCTTGGTGGAGGTGATGCGCTCCTGCAGGACGCCCATCTCCTCGGCCAGGGTCGGCTGGTAGCCTACTGCGGACGGCATACGGCCGAGCAGTGCGGATACTTCGGTACCGGCCAGGGTGTAACGGTAGATGTTGTCGACGAACAACAGTACGTCACGGCCCTCGTCACGGAACTTCTCGGCCATGGTCAGGCCGGTCAGTGCCACGCGCAGACGGTTGCCTGGCGGCTCGTTCATCTGACCGTAGACCAGGGCTACCTTGTCGAGAACGTTGGAATCCTTCATCTCGTGGTAGAAGTCGTTACCCTCACGAGTACGCTCACCCACACCGGCGAACACGGAATAACCGCTGTGCTCGATGGCGATGTTACGGATCAGTTCCATCATGTTTACGGTCTTGCCGACACCGGCACCACCGAACAGACCGACCTTACCACCCTTGGCGAACGGGCAGACCAGGTCGATTACCTTGATGCCGGTTTCCAGCAGCTCGTTGGAGCCCGCCTGCTCGGCATAGGACGGCGCAGGGCGGTGGATTTCCCACTGCTCTTCTTCGCCGATCGGGCCGGCTTCGTCGATCGGGTTGCCGAGCACGTCCATGATCCGGCCCAGGGTCGCTTTACCGACCGGTACGGAGATGGCCTTGCCAGTGCTGCCGACGTCCAGGCCACGCTTGAGGCCTTCGGTCGAACCCATCGCAATGGTACGCACCACGCCGTCGCCCAGCTGCTGCTGGACTTCCAGGGTGGTTTCGGCGCCGACTACTTTCAGCGCTTCATAAACACTCGGCACCTGATCACGCGGGAATTCCACGTCGATAACGGCGCCGATGATTTGAACGATACGTCCGCTACTCATCTTTGGTTCCTCTGAATATTTGAACCGTTCTTAAACCGCGGCAGCGCCGCCGACGATTTCCGAAATCTCTTGGGTGATCGCTGCCTGACGCGCCTTGTTGTAGATCAGCTGCAAATCGCTGATCAGGTCACCGGCGTTGTCGGTGGCGTTCTTCATCGCGATCATCCGCGCAGCCTGCTCGGCGGCGTTGTTCTCGACCACCGCCTGGTACACCTGCGACTCCACGTAACGCACCATCAAGCCGTCCAGCAGCTCCTTGGCGTCGGGTTCGTACAGGTAGTCCCAGTGGTGCTTGAGCTCTTCATCCGGAGTCGCCACCAGCGGAATCAACTGCTCCACTGTCGGCTGTTGCGTCATGGTATTGATGAACTTGTTCGAGACCACGGACAAACGGTCGATGCGACCCTCGAGGTACGCATCGAGCATCACCTTGACCGAACCGATCAGATCGTTGATCGACGGTTCCTCGCCCAGGTGGCTGATCGCAGCGACGACGTTGCCACCAAAGTTGCGGAAGAATGCCGCACCCTTGCTGCCGATCACGCAGAGATCGATCTCCACGCCGCGCTCGCGATTGCTCGCCATGTCCTTGACCAGAGCCTTGAACAGGTTGGTATTCAGACCACCGCACAGACCCCGGTCCGAACTCACCACCACGTAGCCGACGCGCTTGACTTCGCGCTCGACCATGAAGGGATGACGGTACTCCGGGTTGGCGTTGGCCAGATGACCGATGACCTGGCGGATACGCTCCGCGTAGGGACGGCTCGACGCCATGCGCTGTTGAGCCCTGCGCATTTTGCTGACCGCCACCTTTTCCATGGCGCTGGTGATCTTCTGCGTGCTTTTGATGCTCGCAATCTTGCTGCGAATCTCTTTTGCGCCTGCCATTTGACACCTATCGGGTTAGCAGGCGGGGGCTGCGAGGCCCCCGCTGCGGCTTACCAGGTTTGGGTGGCCTTGAACTTCTCGATGCCGGCCTTGAGCTGGCCATCGATGTCGTCGTTGAAGTCACCCTTCTCGTTGATCTTGGCCAGCAGAGCGGCGTGATCCCGGTTGAAGTAGGCGATCAGGGCCTGCTCGAAGGCGCCGACCTTGGCGACTTCGATGTCCCGCAGGAAACCACGGTCGGCGGCATACAGCGACAGCGACATGTCGGCGATGGACATCGGCGCATACTGCTTCTGCTTCATCAGCTCGGTAACGCGCTGACCATGCTCGAGCTGCTTGCGGGTGGCTTCGTCCAGGTCGGAGGCGAACTGGGCGAAGGCCGCCAGTTCACGGTACTGAGCCAGGGCGGTACGGATGCCACCGGAGAGCTTCTTGATGATCTTGGTCTGCGCGGCACCGCCTACACGGGATACCGAGATACCGGCGTTGACCGCCGGACGGATGCCCGAGTTGAACATGGCCGATTCCAGGAAGATCTGACCGTCGGTGATCGAGATCACGTTGGTCGGAACGAACGCGGAAACGTCGCCTGCCTGGGTTTCGATGATCGGCAGGGCGGTCAGGGAACCGGTCTTGCCTTTCACTTCGCCGTTGGTGAACTTCTCGACATACTCTTCGGAGACGCGCGAGGCACGCTCCAGCAGACGGCTGTGGAGATAGAACACGTCGCCCGGGTAGGCTTCGCGGCCCGGCGGGCGGCGCAGCAGCAGGGAGATCTGGCGGTAGGCCACGGCCTGCTTGGACAGATCGTCATAGACGATCAGCGCGTCTTCGCCGCGGTCGCGGAAGTACTCACCCATGGTGCAGCCGGCGTACGGTGCGATGAACTGCAGCGCAGCGGATTCGGAGGCGGAAGCGGCCACCACGATGGTGTTGGCCAGGGCGCCGTTCTCTTCCAGCTTGCGCACCACGTTGGCGATGGTCGACTGCTTCTGACCGATGGCCACGTAGACGCAGCGGATGCCGCTGTTCTTCTGGTTGATGATGGCGTCGACGGCCAGAGCGGTCTTACCGATCTGACGGTCACCGATGATCAGCTCGCGCTGGCCACGGCCGACCGGGATCATGGCATCGACCGACTTGTAGCCGGTCTGAACCGGCTGGTCGACCGACTTACGCCAGATCACGCCCGGCGCAACCTTTTCAACCGCGTCGGTGGCGACGTTGTTGAGCGGGCCCTTGCCGTCGATCGGGTTGCCCAGGGCATCGACCACGCGGCCCAGCAGTTCCGGACCGACCGGGACTTCCAGGATGCGCCCGGTGCACTTGGCGCTCATGCCTTCGGCCAGGCTGGTGTAGGCACCCAGCACCACGGCACCGACGGAGTCCTGCTCCAGGTTCAGTGCCATGCCGAAGACGCCGCCCGGGAACTCGATCATTTCGCCGTACATGACGTCGGCGAGACCGTGAATGCGCACGATGCCGTCGGAAACGCTGACGACTGTGCCTTCGTTGCGGGCTTGGGAGGCGACGTCGAGTTTCTCGATGCGCCCCTTGATGATTTCACTAATTTCGGAAGGATTGAGTTGCTGCATAGCTCTGCTGCCCCTTCAAACTCAAGATTTCAATGCTTCGGCCAGCTTCGCGATCTTGCCGCGAACTGAGCCATCGATAACCAGGTCGCCGGCGCGAATGACGACACCACCGATCAGGGTGGCGTCCTCCGCGGCGTGCAGACGCACTTCTCGGCTGAGCCGTGCACTGAGAACCTTGGCGAGTTTGTCTTGCTGTTCATCGCTCAATGCGAAGGCACTGGTGACATCCACGTCGATCGACTTCTCCTGTTCGGCCTTGTACAGCTCGAACAGCGCGACGATCTCCGGCAACAGGGCCAGACGATCGTTCTCGGCGAGAACGTGGATGAAATTGCGTACCTGGGCGTCGAACTTGTCACCACACACCTCGATGAAGGTGGTGGCCTTATCTGTACTCGTCAGACGCGGGGCCTTGAGCACGCGCTGCATGGTGTCGTCCTGCGACACCGCAGACGCCAGGCCGAGCATGGCTGACCAATCGGCCAGCTGCTGGTGGGCCTGGGCGTACTCGAAGGCAGCCTTGGCGTAAGGTCGGGCCAGCGTGGTCAGTTCTGCCATGATCGCGCCCTCGCTTAGATTTCGGCTGCCAGTTTGTTAACCAGCTCCGCATGCGCGTTATGGTCGATGGATACGCCCAGGATCTTCTCGGCGCCGCTGACCGCCAGGCTGCCCACTTGGGCACGCAGGGCGTCCTTGACGCTGTTCAGTTCCTGTTCGATCTCGGCCTGAGCCTGAGCCTTCACGCGATCCGCTTCGACACGCGCCTGTTCACGGGCCTCGTCGACGATCTGGGTACCGCGTTTCTTGGCCTGCTCGATGATCTCGGCTGCCTGGGTTTTGGCTTCGCGCAGTTGTTGGGCCACTTTCTCATGGGCCAACTCCAGGTCACGAGCCGCACGGTTGGCAGCGTCCAGGCCATCTGCAATCTTCTTCTGACGCTCCTGCAAAGCCGTAATGACCGGGGGCCACACGTACTTCATGCAGAACATCACGAAGATGAAGAAGGCAACGGACTGGCCAATCAGGGTTGCATTAATGTTCACGCCAACACCTCGCTCGTTCGTTGTCCGGCAAACCAATCACTCGAATGAACGAGTGATTAGCCAGCGATTTGACCAACGAAGGGGTTCGCGAAGGTGAAGAACAGTGCGATACCAACGCCGATCATGGTCACGGCGTCCAGCAGACCGGCGACGATGAACATCTTGACCTGCAGCATCGGCACCATTTCCGGCTGACGCGCGGCGCCTTCCAGGAACTTGCCGCCCAGCAGGCCGAAGCCAATGGCGGTACCCAGGGCGCCCAGGCCGATCAGCAGAGCAACAGCGATAGCGGTCAGACCAACTACAGTTTCCATCTTTCCTCCCGACTTTTATGTCGTATTGGTTAAGGTTTCTAAGGTAGAGCGGTAAAGCAAAATCGTTTGCAGCATGCCCTCGCGGGCGTCCACCAACATCACCACATCCAGGCCGACGCCCCATCGAGGAGTCGGCCGACGGATGCCTGGGAGCTGTTAGTGGTTGTCTTCGTGCGCCATCGACAGGTAGACGATGGTCAGCATCATGAAGATGAACGCCTGCAGGGTGA includes:
- the atpG gene encoding F0F1 ATP synthase subunit gamma, which codes for MAGAKEIRSKIASIKSTQKITSAMEKVAVSKMRRAQQRMASSRPYAERIRQVIGHLANANPEYRHPFMVEREVKRVGYVVVSSDRGLCGGLNTNLFKALVKDMASNRERGVEIDLCVIGSKGAAFFRNFGGNVVAAISHLGEEPSINDLIGSVKVMLDAYLEGRIDRLSVVSNKFINTMTQQPTVEQLIPLVATPDEELKHHWDYLYEPDAKELLDGLMVRYVESQVYQAVVENNAAEQAARMIAMKNATDNAGDLISDLQLIYNKARQAAITQEISEIVGGAAAV
- a CDS encoding F0F1 ATP synthase subunit B, with the protein product MNINATLIGQSVAFFIFVMFCMKYVWPPVITALQERQKKIADGLDAANRAARDLELAHEKVAQQLREAKTQAAEIIEQAKKRGTQIVDEAREQARVEADRVKAQAQAEIEQELNSVKDALRAQVGSLAVSGAEKILGVSIDHNAHAELVNKLAAEI
- the atpE gene encoding F0F1 ATP synthase subunit C; its protein translation is METVVGLTAIAVALLIGLGALGTAIGFGLLGGKFLEGAARQPEMVPMLQVKMFIVAGLLDAVTMIGVGIALFFTFANPFVGQIAG
- the atpA gene encoding F0F1 ATP synthase subunit alpha, which codes for MQQLNPSEISEIIKGRIEKLDVASQARNEGTVVSVSDGIVRIHGLADVMYGEMIEFPGGVFGMALNLEQDSVGAVVLGAYTSLAEGMSAKCTGRILEVPVGPELLGRVVDALGNPIDGKGPLNNVATDAVEKVAPGVIWRKSVDQPVQTGYKSVDAMIPVGRGQRELIIGDRQIGKTALAVDAIINQKNSGIRCVYVAIGQKQSTIANVVRKLEENGALANTIVVAASASESAALQFIAPYAGCTMGEYFRDRGEDALIVYDDLSKQAVAYRQISLLLRRPPGREAYPGDVFYLHSRLLERASRVSEEYVEKFTNGEVKGKTGSLTALPIIETQAGDVSAFVPTNVISITDGQIFLESAMFNSGIRPAVNAGISVSRVGGAAQTKIIKKLSGGIRTALAQYRELAAFAQFASDLDEATRKQLEHGQRVTELMKQKQYAPMSIADMSLSLYAADRGFLRDIEVAKVGAFEQALIAYFNRDHAALLAKINEKGDFNDDIDGQLKAGIEKFKATQTW
- the glmU gene encoding bifunctional UDP-N-acetylglucosamine diphosphorylase/glucosamine-1-phosphate N-acetyltransferase GlmU, which translates into the protein MSLDIVILAAGQGTRMRSALPKVLHPVAGKSMLGHVIDTARALSPQCIHVVIGHGAEIVRERLAADDLNFVLQTEQLGTGHAVAQALPALSAERVLILYGDVPLIEQATLERLLQKVADDQLALLTVDLNDPTGYGRIVRGADGAVQAIVEHKDASPEQRQICEGNTGILAVPGKRLGDWLGRLSNSNAQGEYYLTDVIAMAVADGLPVATEQPLDAMEVQGANDRIQLAELERHYQQRAARQLMAQGVTLRDPARFDLRGEVTVGRDVLIDINVILEGRVVIEDGVQIGANCLIKDSTLRCGAIVKANSHLDGAELGEGADCGPFARLRPGTKLGARAHVGNFVELKNAVLGEGAKAGHLSYLGDAEIGARSNIGAGTITCNYDGANKFRTVMGEDVFIGSNSALVAPVTLGDRATTGAGSVVTSDVPGDSLAVGRAKQRNIEGWKRPTKK
- the atpD gene encoding F0F1 ATP synthase subunit beta, translated to MSSGRIVQIIGAVIDVEFPRDQVPSVYEALKVVGAETTLEVQQQLGDGVVRTIAMGSTEGLKRGLDVGSTGKAISVPVGKATLGRIMDVLGNPIDEAGPIGEEEQWEIHRPAPSYAEQAGSNELLETGIKVIDLVCPFAKGGKVGLFGGAGVGKTVNMMELIRNIAIEHSGYSVFAGVGERTREGNDFYHEMKDSNVLDKVALVYGQMNEPPGNRLRVALTGLTMAEKFRDEGRDVLLFVDNIYRYTLAGTEVSALLGRMPSAVGYQPTLAEEMGVLQERITSTKKGSITSIQAVYVPADDLTDPSPATTFAHLDATVVLSRDIASLGIYPAVDPLDSTSRQLDPLVIGQEHYETARGVQYVLQRYKELKDIIAILGMDELSEADKQLVSRARKIQRFLSQPFFVAEVFTGSPGKYVSLKDTIAGFSGILKGDYDHLPEQAFYMVGGIEEAIEKAKKL
- a CDS encoding F0F1 ATP synthase subunit epsilon, whose translation is MAMTVHCDIVSAEAEIFSGLVEMVIAHGNLGDLGIAPGHAPLITDLKPGPIRLIKQGGEAEVFYISGGFLEVQPNMVKVLADTVQRAADLDEASALEAVKAAEKALHEQGAEFDYGSAAARLAEAAAQLRTVQQLRKKFGGS
- a CDS encoding F0F1 ATP synthase subunit delta, with translation MAELTTLARPYAKAAFEYAQAHQQLADWSAMLGLASAVSQDDTMQRVLKAPRLTSTDKATTFIEVCGDKFDAQVRNFIHVLAENDRLALLPEIVALFELYKAEQEKSIDVDVTSAFALSDEQQDKLAKVLSARLSREVRLHAAEDATLIGGVVIRAGDLVIDGSVRGKIAKLAEALKS